The Triticum urartu cultivar G1812 chromosome 5, Tu2.1, whole genome shotgun sequence genome contains the following window.
TAGGGTTTATTATTCCAAAGTGTTAACACATGGAGGGGATTTCCCACGCCAACAAGCCGTATTATTCCCGGTTCTACCAAGTTCGCTAAACTATCTGCAGCTTTGTTCTATCGACGAAGAACTTTAACTGGAATAACAAGCCTATCATTCAAAAAAGCCTTGATCTCAGACATCAAGTTGCCATAAACTGATCTATCCAAGGAATCATCGGAGGGTGCTTTGAGAGCCGTATTATGAAGTGAATGTAATAACCAAAAAGAAAGAAAACTCACACTCTTCCTATATGGCTATATCTCATCTTTCCGTTTGCAATAACCTCTTCCGAAAGAAAACACAATTCTCATTTATCCTAGCtgagcatctctctctctctctctctctctctctctctctctctgcacacatttgctttccttttctttttcgaGACGATACACACATTCGTGAGGTGTAATTCGCTATGTCAGCATGCATCGCTGgaacatactccctccatttctaaatatttgtctttctaaagatttcaacaaatgactgcatacgaagcaaaatgagtgaatccacattctaaaatatgtctatatacattcgtatgtggtagtccatttgcaATCTTCAAAAAGACAAATATtttgaacggagggagtaccatgCATGAGTTGACTTGGGTAAGTACAAAGTGAACGCAAGCACGTAACTAGGGACAAAGATGTGTTTCTACCGTGCACGCTATGTAGCGTTGAGCAGGGGTGGAATTCAACTCTAGTCCTCGACTAATTTCACTTTGGATAAACGGTGTTATTGCTAGTGGTTTTTCTGCATGTCATTTTAGTGAGGAGCTGCTGGCCGGGTCAAGAAActgtatatatgcatgcatggcATAGATCGATCCAGCTAGCTGCGATCGACAGGACTTACTTTGCACTAGTGCATCACTACTACAAAAGAAAAGAAGGCAAGGATGGAAGATTCTACACATATACTACCACCCAATCCCACACACCTGGCTTGGCTGATCCCTCTCTCTTTTATCCCTTTCATGCTTTGGGGCAGCAGCACAAAGGCAGGAGTATCCAGCAGTATGAGACGTACACATCATCGTTAACTAATTAACAGGGGATTTGGGCATGGATTGGGTCTGACATAGGGCGTGTACGTAGTAGGTACACGAAACATCATCGACGTACGACCGACGATTGACGAGACAGTAGAGATTGCACTGCATTTTCTTTAGGGAAGACGAGATGATCCATCCTTTTCATTTCATTGTCTTTATGTTGCTGTTCGATTTTTGGTACACAACACAGACGTAAAGCTATAGCCACCGATGATGGTGCACTCTCACCTTTGTGTATGCGTGGATCGTCGCGTGACCATATACCCCTAGATCTAGATGACTAGATTGATACGCATAAAGATGATGATCGAGCTGGACCTTCTAGAATGTAGCTTTGGTCATACGCAGATCAACAAACAGAAAGACAGATCACTAGTAGCATTCTCGCTGTGGAGAGTCGTGTTGGCGACGTGGCATTCGTTCGATGTTGGTCATCGGCATGTCAGGTGATGCAACAGGCGAGTCTCTGCTCTTCCCATAGCGGTCATGGCTTCTTCTTTTTGAGGCGGTGCGGGGCGCGCGGTATGTTTCGGTGCTTGGGGGTGGACTTGGGCCGTGTTGTATCGGTTTCGTCCGTTTTTCCTTTGTTAATTAATCATCAGAATCAGACAACTATCTCCTGCTTAATTAATGGATGCGTTAAATCTTATGTCCTTCGTTTCGGGGGAAAATTCATACTGAATGCAAAGTTGTCCTAAAAAAGGCAGTTTAGCGAATTATTACCACGACGATCGGTAGTACAAAAAATATCCAGGATGAACCAACCACAATTTTCTAAAAACGACATATCAAGCATCAAATCTCGTGGAAACAAATAGGGATTGCAAAACTAATCTAATAAAGCTCCCCGTGACCGTCCAGTGCTGGAGGAGTGGTATGATGATGGCGATGGCATCATGCTGCTTGATTGTGTTCATCAGGTGACCAGATAGTGTATGCCCGTGGTCGGGCCGCTTCGATCCGCCACCACCTTGAGCACACTCTCGCCATCACCCTCACCGCCAGGCTGAAGAGGCTGCTTCTCGAGCACGGCGTATGCGCAGTACTCCACCTCGTAGACCTCCATGCCCGTCGCCCCGAAGCATGCCACCGACGAACCCACGCCCTCCCCTGCAGAAACAACAAACCACCTCAGCTTGTAAAAATGGGATCAATAGAATACACCTGATCGGTGGCGTGATTGTGGTATACTGAATCTCAACTGTTATTTTGCTATAGAAGAGGCAACACGCTTTGGAACTCACCGTGTGTTACTAAGAGTAAGTTCTCGCCAGGATATTTGTCGGCGAGAGCCTTGATCACGCTAGCGTATCTGATTCTGGCCCCCCTCACAGACTCTCCCCACTTGGGTACCTGCATTGGAAAAAGATGACAGTTTCAGGTATCTGTGATGGATTTCTGCGACAACCTGTTTGTCGGTCTGTGCAGAAAAGCAGACACTGGGGATTAACGGTGACTTAACAGATGGTTACTGGCTGTGTAAATGGATGTTGACAGCAAAAAGGAAAGAAATCACAATTCGTGGATCAAGCTGACCTCCGGGAAGAGAGGTTGTGTAGAATGGTCGATGGTTCCAGGTGGCAAGACGGCTTCGAGTTCTGCCAAGTTAGGGAACCACTTCTCGACACTGGGCGCGACCTGGCTGACGAGAGCGCCCATCGCTTCAACATTCATCATCTCAGACAGTCCATACTCGATCGACACCTGAAATTGTCAAAGAGATTCCTTATCACTGTACATAACTGTTGACTGCAGGAACAGCAAACTTGAGAGTTCAGTCTCCGCACTAGTTTAACCAATCTGCAACAGAAAATGCAGTGAGGGTAGAAGCAGCAATCGCATGAGAGTACACTAAGCATACAACAGTTGAACCTCAAATCCACGATGCAACTCGACCACGGTGGCAGGACGGTAGAGCTAAACTAATATTACAATCACCCTAAATCAGTATCTCTGTTCCAACAAGTTAAGTTTCTTTCAGAGAATCAACTTGAGTGAGTTCAGGTGTGTGGCACATAAAGAACCTTCAGTTCAGGTTTAAGCAATAGGAAGTTAGGAACAGTCATTTACTCCAGCTATTCATCGGCTATAAGGATGCAAATCGGAAAGCTAAACTGTTGTTAGGATTTACCCTATATCATAATGAGTATCTGTACAAACAGTCAGTCAGTTTAACTTTAACTTGAGTTCAGTTAACTGAAAGTCTGAAACCTGTCTGGTGTGTTTCAGTTAACTGAAAAACAACTCAAGTTCAGGTTTGTTAACATGGCGCAGATCCAACCAATATCAACGCGAGCATGAGCGAATGAATCCAACACAGAGCaatggagggaggagaggggagCGAGGAGGAAGAGAACAGACCTTGACGCGGGAGGCGTCGAGGGGCACATTGGCGCTGGAGTCGAGGACGGCGGCGAGCGCGGCGTCGTCGGGGACGGCGCAGAGCGCGGCAACGGCCTGGGCGGCGGTCTGGAGGCAGCGGTGGAAGGGGGAGACGAGGACGCGGTGGAGCGCGTAGCCGTCGGCGGCGGCCTGCGCCCGGATGCGCTTGCCGACGGTCCAGGCCCGGAGGACGCCCGCGTCCGTCAGCGGCGGGTCCCACGGCCGCGGCTTGTTGGCCGGCCACATGGGCTCCGCGTGGTCCAGCCGGTCCCCGTGCCGCATCACCACCACCCGCtgctgccccgccgccgccgccgccgccatggacgCCGGCCGGTCAAGATCAagcctttcttc
Protein-coding sequences here:
- the LOC125511611 gene encoding uncharacterized protein LOC125511611, which produces MAAAAAAGQQRVVVMRHGDRLDHAEPMWPANKPRPWDPPLTDAGVLRAWTVGKRIRAQAAADGYALHRVLVSPFHRCLQTAAQAVAALCAVPDDAALAAVLDSSANVPLDASRVKVSIEYGLSEMMNVEAMGALVSQVAPSVEKWFPNLAELEAVLPPGTIDHSTQPLFPEVPKWGESVRGARIRYASVIKALADKYPGENLLLVTHGEGVGSSVACFGATGMEVYEVEYCAYAVLEKQPLQPGGEGDGESVLKVVADRSGPTTGIHYLVT